A part of Campylobacter concisus genomic DNA contains:
- the ubiE gene encoding bifunctional demethylmenaquinone methyltransferase/2-methoxy-6-polyprenyl-1,4-benzoquinol methylase UbiE, with protein MQKQEKIVDMFNQIAPTYDVANRVLSLGVDVSWRKFACRYMLEIFKNKSINIVDVACGTGDMMGLWSEISKEFGVEVKSLTGIDPSSGMLKEARAKFPNFKFIEAYADNTTLASGEAQILSISYGIRNVVERKAALREFNRVLAQDGYVVVLEFTKRQKKGFITSLRDFYLSKILPSIGGFISKNKEAYEYLPSSIENFLDAKSFCDELIEAGFEIELCKGFSMDISTLFIAKKVREINA; from the coding sequence ATGCAAAAACAAGAAAAAATCGTTGATATGTTTAATCAGATCGCTCCGACTTATGACGTCGCAAACAGGGTGCTAAGCCTTGGCGTGGATGTGAGCTGGAGGAAATTTGCCTGCAGATATATGCTAGAAATTTTTAAAAATAAAAGCATAAATATCGTGGACGTGGCTTGCGGCACTGGCGATATGATGGGGCTTTGGAGTGAAATTTCAAAAGAATTTGGCGTAGAGGTGAAAAGCCTAACTGGCATCGACCCATCAAGTGGCATGCTAAAAGAGGCGAGAGCAAAATTTCCAAATTTTAAATTTATAGAAGCCTACGCTGATAATACAACGCTTGCAAGCGGTGAGGCTCAAATTTTAAGCATAAGCTATGGCATAAGAAATGTGGTCGAGCGAAAGGCTGCGCTTAGGGAATTTAATAGAGTGCTTGCTCAAGATGGCTACGTCGTCGTGCTCGAATTTACAAAGCGCCAGAAAAAGGGCTTTATAACCTCATTAAGAGATTTTTACCTAAGTAAAATTTTGCCAAGTATCGGCGGCTTTATCTCAAAAAACAAAGAGGCATACGAGTATCTGCCAAGCTCGATCGAAAATTTCTTAGACGCAAAGAGTTTTTGTGATGAACTTATAGAGGCTGGCTTTGAGATAGAGCTTTGCAAGGGCTTTAGCATGGATATCTCGACACTATTTATCGCTAAAAAGGTAAGAGAAATCAATGCTTAG